The nucleotide sequence TAATACTATTTGAGTGGTGGATACATAAAAAACCCAGAGTaactcataattaaaattaatttttaatataaaaaaatattttttaataataacctagtaaaataaaattacagttcacctcaaaatttgtgatgtataattctatattttaaaaaactttcaaCCCCTCTTATGTAAATTTCTGGATTCGCCTCTCTACCAtttgaaatatattatatacgGAAATAAGTTTGACTATAACTCTCATAACTTGCCGTTACGTTAGGAAGATTgtctatataatttttctacCACTTTAATGCGAAGACATGTATAATACGTAATtacaataaatattttgtagAAATGCTCCCTCCAACTAATTCTCTTTTCACACTCTTTAACCTAACATGTTACCTAAACATTTGGCTTTTAATTGGTCACGTGAGTGCATGCCAGCTTTGCATTGTTACGGGCTACAAAACATGGGAAACGATCTTAATTACCAGTAATTCAATGGGATCAGGAGGATCTTTCCCTTCCCGCAGTGCTAAAATCCTACATCCAAACACGACCTTATAATAAAAGTTGAGGCCGTGCATGGTGACTGGGTACTGTTGTGaccctaaataaataaatatatgaaattaaaggaaaatcaaGTTACAGagacacacagagagagagagagagagagagagttatacgaatagaatatatatagagattttAAAATCTCTATCTTGGCATTGAATGaagatatattttaataaattttgatgtaaaatGATTAAGCAACAATTAATAtttagtataaaaaattaaataaaatgtaacGCATACATATAAAACACGTCGAAGCACCAAACATAAAAAGATGGGAAGTTGCTTTTGCTTTCGGAGAAAATCATTAAAACAAATACATGAAAACAAAGTGAAAGGAAAAGCACTTTGTTTGGGCACTTTTAAACTCAGTGGGAACATGTCAGATCAAGTTACATATATattgcaaattaattaatgggcACCACACCATGCATGGTCATTTTGTTCAATAAAAGTCggtataatttataattttaagtgaTCATGTGGACCTAACGTCGATCGCCGATGATCGACGGGtggcaaatatatatatggattttacaaaattaaagagaaCAAATAATAGCACTAAAAATAAGAATCCAtctgaaaaaaaataactcCAACTGGTGATCTGTCTTCAATTGCGTGACAATTAATCTTGTTTGTGTTGTGGGTATCCTTTTTAGATATATAGCAATTATGGGGAGAAATATACGACAAATAGATTTTAGataaacattaatatatataaaattagaatattatataaattcaaATGTACGATTATGATAAGTGCTCTTAATTACAGTAGCTAGCTAGGTTGTACCCTCAACTTATATATCCGCTCCTTGGATTGTGAACAAGGTTGagtgataattaaataattaaaaagctAAATTATGCTTGACAATcttaaattttcattattaaattacatcatataccttttaaattttaaaaatatagattttatttttccttgatCGGATAACTACGTACCTTGAAACTAATCGTGATAAAACTTAGgagtattttatttaatgcaAATATAACATCAAGAAGAAATTTGATGCaacttttgtaaaattaattaggaATGGTTagtgtaatattaaaaaaaaatgaaaaataatttaaaaaaatgaagggTTGTCCTTATATTTATACTAAACATCATGGGTAAAGAGTGCAATTTATATTAAACTAAAGTTGCTATTAATTAAGATGtataataaagaaagaaggatgttttgttcttcatttttatgataaatatagATCATCAAATTGGCtgaagaagaaattaattaatgcaccATATATAGATGAGGAAAAGGGTTCacataatctctctctctctctccctctctatctatctatctatagagacagagagagagagagagagagagagactgaagGGCGAACTTATTGTggaaattaatgttatttagaGATGGAACACTTAATTAACATTCTGTGCTTGAGTGACACCCAGCAtggtttaaatattattaacgcTCCAAAGATTTGAACAATTATGAAAACTAGATACgaatattaatttgatggatCTCAAGAAGCAAACTAACATATATGATATGGATCATGACGAACTTATATATATGCTAttataattaactaattctcACGTGGACAGCTCTACATGCATCCCATTCCATTTGCAGTTCAGCTAGCTTCTTCAAGATCACATCACAGAGAGACGAGTACTGAAAGCTTAATTCCATGAATCAacgcttatatatatatatagatgtatgaATCAACGCAGGGGACTTttgttttgcttcctcaatTCGTTGTAGAACTTCATTATGAACTCCGCCGCCGCTTGATCCACGCGGTGATCTTCTTCGTCGACGTCGCGCAACGGAAACGGCGAGTCCGTCACCCTCAGCTGCCGCACCAGCGGGGTCCGACCGAACCCCGGCAGCGCCGGCGACGAGAGCTCGCTGTAAATCAGTTCGCTCACCGCGGGGCTCTGCAGGAAGGCCGAGAGAGCGGGCGACGCGGCGCCCTTGCGAGCCAGCATATCCAGCTCCCTCCTGACGGCATTGGCGGTGGCGACGAACTCGTCGTCGGTGGGAGGCGCTTGGCCGCAGGGGAAGAAGTATTGGGAGTTGTGGTGGCGAGGACGTTTGGCGGGGCTGTTGCTGCAGCTGAACTCGACCTCGCGAGGGCCGCCGTAATAGGAGAGGCGGCCGTCGTGGGAGCGGGTGGCggagtggtggtggtggtggtggaacATGAGGTTGTGGATGGCTTTTCCGGCGATCTTGCGGCCCTTCATCATCATGTTGAGGTCAACCATGAGCTTGGGCCACTTGGAAATTCCCTTCCTGACCATGAGCAGTATCACCTTCACCATCTGCTTTATCTTCTCCGCTAACACTGGTATATTCCCTTCCTCCATCGATCTCTCTGTATCTTTATTTATCTGCTATATTTAATTCTCTGTTTCTTTcaaggagagggagagagagagagagagagagagaggggaattATAGTCTGAATTGAACGGAGAGCAAGCAAGGGAGAGGGAGATCTATATAAAGGCAGCCATGACGAAACAGGACGAAGCAACCCAAGGATcgtactttaaaaaaaaaataaaaaaattgaactagaATAATGAGGGGCTGCATCGAACTTTCAATGATTTcaatcattattttattattattagctgAATTATTAATGGGGTGGAGTAGTGGTTAgttaggccttaggatttgtcGTCGGCTGGCTCCGGGTTGAGCCGTACACCAGCACGTTGGGCCAAACGGGCCGGCCCACAGGATTGGCCCGTATTTcctctttttcaattttataaatctaatgatatatatatggcatGATACCTATACAATCGTGTCGTGTGGCCGCCTAGTATTATATGCTTTTCTTCactcttcaatttatttatttgtgaacagTGTCAGTGTAGGGACTTGTTCAATCTGTCAGCTTTTTTTGGGTTGGCTGTGTGTGcagtaacaaaaaaattaaagcatgGTGCACTCATATGCTCATCcgctccctccctccctctcatTAAAGTTTACTTCTGTTGCAGGGTTTCCtcttatttattaaatgttcACATTTTAGGTCCCAAAACTCAATCCCTGAATTTGTAATTTGTAAACATTTGACCGAAActtataataatttcattatacGAAACAAGTAAAAAGACTACTAGGCAATGAAAATTTATTGCAATTGCAAGCAAGAAATGTTGTGAAAGTCTTTTTGAAGAcaaaattgtgaagaaaaatcgCAAACCACGGTCtcttattcaaaataaataatatatatggtaTAATTAATTAGTAGGGTCTCTAATCACTTTAACAATTGAGATTAAGAGATATTTAAAAACATCTCGAAATGTAATTTATTAGGCCATTTTAGCTATTAGGCCACTAATAAAAGTGTCGCATGTAATTATgccttaaaaatttattaagacACTTACAAATACTGTGTAAATCCATcaacatatttattttagttttacaTGTagtgtgtaacgccccacttttcctcAAAcgtgcgttaactcgagatttcaagaattattattttttttttccaaaatcaaaCACAACATAAATCTCTCGATattcatttcccgacaatcccgatcgtaccttctcagtataacaaaatagactaagacagatattatcaatcacatcagcggaagcaataTCGAAACCTCAGATATATATACAACTGATAATTCCATTTATattaaccaaatcgatgtttcacatgaaaatatcaaaatgttacaaaatttttgaacatcgtaatcatagactaCCCTACGATcacagctacatctcgacgacattctttcccttggcgccacagctttcacctggaacgtttgaatattccagggacataatccaaattagatgctgaatcatctaagtgagagttcaaaaacatttccTTGAATGTATGCAAAATCATGTtccaaaatcgataaatcccacATGcgccagcctaagagaatcccacaccgcatttagccctaaccggggaaaatacaatctctctaaaggcgacacgaccacatcgacccattggcaaaccgaTAATGCTTAaaagggacaacctcgacatatgaacccgggaatcaccccattgtcatcgttaggctttacgctcccactcaaaagcattccaaaattcaacgcaaccctagccctaaGAGTGTCACATCcacactatcctcggaatcaacgtcacctcggcattaatgctattgctcaaagaatcctggggtggtgtccactcgcagccccgccacttgagccaacaaccagggtggtgtccactctcagccccgccacttgggtcccgtagggtgaagtccgtctcagccctgtcctaagtgggtcacctagcattaatcctaggtatgcatcccgagtgctgtcactctgggccacgtcacaggttaacaacccacatcccacatggatgACACAGAACAAGCCAATggtcgaaaatcataacatgcatagctTAAAAACAACCTTTCGATGTATGCAAACTACCGAACGAAATTTAATGCACGTGAAAATAACTGTTTGGACAATAAATCAAGCCAAAGGGATAAACACTCACAgtaaaaccattcacatgttaCTTGAagtttgggggcgaacactcaccttgtaACTCAACTTTCTTGAAGAGCGCGagtcacctcgatttgcgtgcctgacCTCGATTCTTGTGCTCGACGCTCTTATACTTCAACCTCGAgcttcaacgataccctagtCACCACGTTTattcaaaatcatatcaatatctatttttccaattttttcataatttcttcctattttctttatatttctcctcaaaaattctaataaatacctactcaagATTTTTCCTCGATTTCTCttcataacaattcataaataaataatttctaactctcaaaattttctaaggATTTTCCAAtacctcttcctatttttcataagccttatttactttgaaaattacaaaatgaccattttctccaacatttttccaaattttcttccaccataattcataatttattttttttcttacaataataaaaaaaattcaaaattacctgaggtctcacgcgccctcacgcgcgggCGCGTGGCTGACTGGTTTGGGCTggcgcgtggcagtcacgcgccaccttcttcaaCCTTGAGCCGGCCGCCAGTGGTTGCTCCGATCACCGCGAAACTGGTACCGCCTGAAAGCCCATGAAGAGTCGATCCTAGCCCCACCGGTTTCAGGATGAAAGGACGCCGAAAAGTGCTTTAAAACTCGAGTTGCAGGTCTCGGTGGCGGTCCGCCTAGGGCTTTTTCGGCCACCTTTGAAACACCCTCAAATGCTCACtaaaatgcttcaaaatactcccaaaatgatccttgactcctagagaccaaaagccctctatcaaagctccaaaaatcgTTCAAGAACGAGCTCGATTTGGTGCTTCTTTCTCGGCCGAATACCTTCAATATTTATAGGTAAAAACGACCCCACATGGCCGATTTCCGGCCATTTCTTCCCCTTCATGCCACCAGGACTGTCCTCGGCCATCCCTTGACAAGATTTGCCTGCCAAATGGCCGGATTTTCCGGCCAAAACTCGCGGCCAGACTGCCATCTCTGaacaattttctgaaaattgcagTTTGGCCCCCTGGAATTTTTcctttgcattttggcccctaaCCTCAAGCCCCTGACTTTTCTAATaccctcactaagaccctcaagattagtacttctcatttctcccttgaaacctTTGAAAAATTTCCGTTtagacctccctcgggcaattttagaaaattatacttaggcccgattgatttatttgaccttaaatccactcgattcaatctgtaaccacttaagggttgttctatacatcgaatactagtcattgacactctccgttgactttttagACGTTGTTtacaacaattcggtaatacgacctattGGGCAGctatatttttgttgtaccgaaaactgtttccgatcttctttcttttatcactaaaaatcataattttaattgctcgtcgatactataccattttccttagctatctagggtccgaggtactttctctgattaattcggtcatccaaagctgtgttagtgtgccctatagtcttatttttctcaaaattccaattatgtcctttatcaaatatcatttttatcctcaaaatcaTTCTCGAGTGTTACATagtgatatttaaaaatacctaaaaaataattataaatttaagtatgtaatgatatttaaaaatgtcttGAAAACATATGTGATTCTAACTGTATTGAAGCCGTAAGCCTTCATTTCCACACAATCTCTCTTTTCACAACACATGATGCTCTCTCATATGTTTGATTCTTTCCAGAAGGCCTTTTCTTCGCCCGTGACCACATGATACCCCCATGAAACAACTACATGGCAGACTGAAAAATATCTCTGGAACTCTCTTTCCTTGTGCGCGCATCTAATCACCTAATCTGCAAGGCTACTTACTAATACATGCacctatattaattttataataaattaactcTATTAGACCACTTTATTAAAGTGTCtcatacaaattattttattatgacacttcaaaatttctattttattagatttttttattaggaCACTTCACCAAAatatctcattaaaattattttattgagacaatttcaaaaattttgtcctattaaaattattttgttagaaCACTTCATCAAAGTgtcttattataattattttattagaataCTTCAAAAATTATGccttattagattttttttattaggacATTACATCATTGGgtctcattaaaattattttattgaaacacttctttaaattatgttttaaaataatattttatagaacactttttaaaaaataccctAAAAAAATGTCAAGTGTATTTTGTTGCAGTGACTGTTGGTCAAAGCTGTCATTTGGAATTGAGAgcagaattaattaattagaagcATGAATGAAAATTAGGCACCCCCACTTTGCAATTGCCAGTAActatagatttatttatttatttatttccacACGTTTCATTTGCACATCATATGTTATTATTATGCAGCATGAAGCCACCGTACCAGTGGTACCACTCATTGATATTACTTCCATGCCAAGGAAGTCCGTTCAAGTACAGGCTTCTTCTGTGTCTTCAGCTGtagaatgtattttttttaatcaaattattatttggATTGTAGAAGATATATACTTTGCACGTGCATGGTGGATTATATAtgtaccctttttttttattgccaTTTCCGTTCATTGGTCGGAATTAATCATCGTATCgatctcttaattaattaggttctgtatgtatgtatgtataatcaTAGCTCAATATTCCAAATTTCAACTTTCCCCTCAGATTCATGCATTTCTCATGCATAGTACAGTTATTAGAGAGTGGGCTTTCTTTAATTCTAGTGGTAGCTAGCTAGGCTGTGTCGCACTGGCCTGTgtaaattttagttttcatcCGACCAAATTGAAAGTACGTACTTGTTCGCTTTCACAACAAATCATTCTCATCTTGTCTTTAGtctaaaatatcataattttcttttaatttttaattaaataatattaagattcaaaactaataataattttatcaatcatATATCGTATTCTtattgaagaaaatattaaataaaaaaaataataatacatgatCTCCTTACTCTTCTCTAATAAAAAGACATTACATAATTAATGATACTGAGtcctaacatttttttttttttttgtctaaacCAAAAATTGGGTGTAAGTATTTTTGAAGttggattattttaatttattgaattaaaaattaaatgttaaattattattattatttttgcttaTATTAAATATGGTCAAAATTAGTTTCTTTCACCAATTTAGATTGAATCGAACAGAATGAGTTGAGTCCACCAAGTGACTGGTCTAGTCTTCcattcttaaattaaaaaaatttcaatctcAATCTAATTCGATTTAAAATCGATTCAGATAGATTAGACACCCCTATCTATAGCCAACTCTCAGAATCTGGGAAAGCCAACTCTACATGTTCCCATTTTACTCATTTGGGGGTTAAGTAGTTGTTCACAACtcttagaatatatataattattattaagtgATGCATTGTATTAAATATTGGAGTAATGTTAATATATAGCAGGTATGTTATGTAACTCATATTGGGTAATAATATGTTATTTAATGGGAACTTGTAAGGGATGGGTGTATAAGTCCTATTTTGTTCCTAtcagataaatattatattactcGAGACAAGTAAGATAACATTTTTGTGTTAATAGATGATATCTTTTGTAAAGtggtcaaatttatatttttatttacgtaattttttttcatgattattcaaattttttattattttgtgtatacatttgaatttgatttttaagttaatttataaaaaaatataaatatataataattaaattgattcaaaaattaagttcaagaatataattaaaataataaaaattttgaataatcacaaaaaaatatatagaaacaaaaatataaatttaacaaacgtTTTCCAATCATAAAATGGACACACACACAGCTTATCAATTACATGAAATGGATGACACAATTACCTTTTTACCCTCACAATACccttttttaagtaaaaataacaCATACACAAGCCTTTCTCATCGACCCATGCATCCTTGTGACACATATATGCagttgtaattataaaattacttttaCCCTTAAAAGACTGACTATTTTAATTTGTCCAAACCCACGGCAGTCAAAGAGCTGTGAAAACGAAGTAAATCTTAAATCTTCTTGAtgaagtatatatttatttatttatttatgacttATTACATTTATATTCTCCAACTCAACTCCTCAGTCTTCTTCAACATCAAATCAGGGACAGAGAAATctttaattaataacttcagtctgtatttatattattcatctctctctctctctctctctctctctctctctcttatatatatatgtatatgtattatgtatatgtattatgtatatgtatatgcatcATCCACGCAAAGCCCTAGTACTGTTTTGCTTCCTCAATTCGTTGTAGAACTTCATTATAAACTCCGTCGCCGCTTCATCCACGCGGTGATCTCCTTCGTCCACGTCGTGCAGCGGAAACGGCGAGTCCGTCACCCTCACCAGCGGCGTCCGCCTGAACCCCGGCGGGGCCGGCGACGAGGGTTGGCTGTAAAACAGTTCGCTCACCGCCGGGCTCTGCAGGAAGGCTGAGATCGCCGGCGAAGCCAGGCCCTTGCTGGCCAGAATCTCCAGCTCCCTCCTGACGGCATTGGCGTCGGCGGGGAGGACTAATTCGTCGTGGGTGGGCGGCGCGTGGGCGCAGGGGAAGAAGAACTGGGAGTTGTGGTTGCGTGGGCGCTTGGCGGGGCTGCTGCTGCAGCTGAACTCGTACTCGTCAGGGCAGCCGCCGTTAAAGGAGAGGCGGCCGTCGGGGGGGTGGGTGGGGGAGTGGTGGTGGTGGAACATGAGCTTGTGGAGGATGGATTTTCCGGCGATCTTGCGGCCCTTCACCATCATGTTGAGATCAACCATCAGCTTCCACTTGGAGATTCTCTTCCTGACCATGAGCAGTATCACCTTCACTACCTGTCTCATCTTCTTGGCCAACACTGGTATATTCCCTTGCTCCATCGATCGATCTCTCTATATCTTAATTTATCTGCTATATTTAACTCTGTGTTTTTTAcaatgagagagagggggagggagagagagagggagggaggaggagaaagatttatatatattcagagTTGAACGAAAACAAGCAAGGGAGAGGGGCTCTTTATATAGAATTGGCAATGGCGGAACCGGACAAAGCAAGCCAAGGGGCtttaattactttaaaaaaGTAAACTAATGAAACTAATTAATTCCcggctagctagctagctctaTGAACTCATGAATTATTAACTCAACTCTGGTTACTGGTTACTGGTTACTGGTTAGTATAAGATATCAGTGCTAATTGGGCATAAACTCTTTTGAATTACTTTTACTTTGCCTCTCAATGTTGCCAAATGGAAATTGAGCTGAGACATGGGAGAAATGGGGGTCAACAACAACTCTACTTTTTTTTTGGTCCCAGCTGTCATTTGCGACAGTACAATACATATATAGAAGCATCATGAAAATTGTTCACGTACCCCTCCCCGGCCGCTTTAATTAATTTGCTTGGAAGTAGACTGCTACTTCATATGCTTCCGACTTATTGAAACTCAAATGACTTCGATGCTAAGGAAAAGTCCGTTTAATAACGTGCCTTAAGGGTACCAACCCAAAAGCGGAAAGTAaaagtttcttcttttttatattttcggTGTTCAAAATTGCATGCGAAGAGGTGTCTTTGGTCAAAGGACGGCGTTAACAGTAGTGGATTCAaacttgaaataaaattaaatttaatcaaattataTACACGAAGTTTACAAGTCATTCCGTAAATTATTTACGTCCacgaaggaagaaagaaaatattacaaaaaaataaatcatctcTCCTGCACTCTAATTAATAAATTGTCAccatttgataattaaatatctGACTAAATcgatctataaaaaaaataaaaattgatcaAATGTCCCAGTTTAgtgtgaatttatttttaatatacttttaagtTTCATCAATCAAATATGAATTCAAAAAAATCGCAACAATTTAGTGTGACTCAATTGCTAACTCTTAAATGTGTGCAATAACATCTATTCCATGCACATGGGaaattaataaagtaaaattataatataccCTCTAAACTTTGGTACTTTGTGTAAGATATTTTTGAACTTTAAAGTTAATTTGCCCTATTAGTTTAtaggtttttcaaaattagcccACAGCACCTCTCAAATGAGTATAGAGTTTAATTAGGGGTATCTTggcaaattttgaaatgttcagacaatttatcaaaataaatataatggttGGGggttctttttatttatttatttatctttttccttTGTGAGTAAACTAGTATTTGTTCATATTGCTACAAGTAATACTATATATCTAACTAATCCATATTAGGAAAAAATGACAAATACACTCAGAACTTTAAGATAAATTCAGGATATCCCTAacgtttgaaaaaaaaataaaaagtattttgaaatttaatattaagttgtaattttctctttttataagctaacttatttctctctctctcttttcagcAATGGAAATAAAGGGCACCTCAGTGATTGAACCGCTGTAATCGAGAAGTTGCAACCACTGggtgtttttgttttcattttgtaattttttaaaaatttggagagAACATATAGAGAATTGAAAAATAGAATAATCACTATACTATGTgtttaatgaataaaattaagagTAATAACTGATGACGGTGTGTGTGTCATTATCTCATTTGTTTAGCCTGATAAAAATGAGACACATGATTAATAATACCACCATTAATTATGACTCCAAGCATTCTTATATATTTAGGaggtgtttgttaattaagatatgggatgaaaaaatcaaaatatgggATATATCCCAGACTTCTATCATTTCCAAtatgtttgttaagtttatctgaaaattcttgaaaaaatcattaatgaccccttatctttatctttcaagatattcttATTTCTCTTCCCTCAAGATAACCATATCTTGATTTTTATAGATAAGGAAAAAAGACATTTACGTCTTCtagtacattttaaaaaatttaacaaacagtttaataaaaaatttagaatacttTCTAACCTTATTTTAATCATCCTATATATTGATTCAGAATacatttcaatcttattttgatgtttcttattttgctcattttaacaaaacacTCCTTGACGGGATGAAAGCTAATTGGTATTCAAGGTTCCGGAGGAAGTCCTTGCAATTTGCCAAAATTCAAAGGTGATTATTTACTCTTAATATGTAGCTGTCGATCACTCCACGATGAAGTTTTGAAGTTTGAAGGGGACAGTCTTCACAATTATATATTAGGAGTGGAGAACAGCTAGCTGTGTAATGAAGCCAAGCGGCCGAGGTAAGTAAAAAAGGGAAGAGGTAGCGCCGCTGGGAGAAGACAGCCTTCGGctttgaatataataataataatatccttACCAGATTTAAACATGAGAGAAATGCATGAATCTGCGACAGAGTCGGTAACCAAATGGGGAGCTAGCTAAGCTAGCTTTTCGCCTGCCAAAGCTGAGAGAAAGCTAGCGTCCcagatatttaatataattttgatctCATGTTATAATGTATGATGTCTACAGTTACAATCAAATTTACGTTACGTGCCTAAGTAATTGACAACAAGTTTATAAGATCCAATACTGCTTTGATATTGTCAGTGTGAATCTCTTAATTGAGGACTCAGATTAAAGTTAAGATTGATGTTATAATtgttattcaaaatttaaatttgtttgtgcCGACGTTGGGAATCAACCGATCGTGATTCTTTTGCTcgcaaatagaaaataaacacGATTTCactgaaaaaaaaagagagatgaagTACTCAAAGAAATTTTTAGGTGGTTCGCGTTGAACggtgcctagtccacgactgttccTTTAATCATTTCgacagagtaacagtatattattGCCTCTCTCCATATAATAGTTttcgacctctatttataatatgaggtgtttacaatttgaataaaatctaaaatggaaggataatatcatgaaaatgatattttcttatcattttcACATAATTAGAAACGAATTTCGCATTAGCAAGGATATGATTTGTCTTGGATTAGGAAAGTTAACTTTTTTTCTAACCATTTTCGATAAATTCGTTATCTCTTGGTAATGTGAGCTGAGTATTCTAACACCGTATCTCGTAGCTTAAGACATTCTGTGATCTGGAC is from Diospyros lotus cultivar Yz01 chromosome 2, ASM1463336v1, whole genome shotgun sequence and encodes:
- the LOC127794830 gene encoding uncharacterized protein LOC127794830, with the protein product MEEGNIPVLAEKIKQMVKVILLMVRKGISKWPKLMVDLNMMMKGRKIAGKAIHNLMFHHHHHHSATRSHDGRLSYYGGPREVEFSCSNSPAKRPRHHNSQYFFPCGQAPPTDDEFVATANAVRRELDMLARKGAASPALSAFLQSPAVSELIYSELSSPALPGFGRTPLVRQLRVTDSPFPLRDVDEEDHRVDQAAAEFIMKFYNELRKQNKSPLR
- the LOC127794832 gene encoding uncharacterized protein LOC127794832, with translation MEQGNIPVLAKKMRQVVKVILLMVRKRISKWKLMVDLNMMVKGRKIAGKSILHKLMFHHHHSPTHPPDGRLSFNGGCPDEYEFSCSSSPAKRPRNHNSQFFFPCAHAPPTHDELVLPADANAVRRELEILASKGLASPAISAFLQSPAVSELFYSQPSSPAPPGFRRTPLVRVTDSPFPLHDVDEGDHRVDEAATEFIMKFYNELRKQNSTRALRG